One segment of Choristoneura fumiferana chromosome 26, NRCan_CFum_1, whole genome shotgun sequence DNA contains the following:
- the LOC141443000 gene encoding clotting factor C-like, protein MHCVDGTWDHVAVCQPDCGTPTPIANRLIINGKRTKHGELPWHAGVYDMTFTPYKQICGGSLISTRVIISAAHCFWKTERQEAASTYAVALGKIYRPWDEARDTGAHKSDVSEIKIPVRYLGEAGHYQADIALVFMSTPVVYRTYIRPICMDFNEEFDRNQLQNTNSGKVSGWGLTAADGPASSLLLTTDLPYVDATKCMDELPSEFKPHLTSDKFCAGNKNGKYPPYIFIAIIMC, encoded by the exons ATGCACTGCGTCGACGGCACCTGGGACCACGTCGCCGTCTGCCAACCAG ATTGCGGGACACCCACGCCGATAGCTAACAGACTTATCATAAACGGAAAAAGGACGAAGCACGGCGAGCTGCCCTGGCACGCAGGCGTCTACGACATGACCTTCACCCCCTACAAGCAGATCTGCGGCGGCTCTCTGATCTCCACCAGGGTCATCATATCTG CGGCACATTGTTTCTGGAAAACCGAGCGCCAGGAAGCAGCCAGCACGTATGCGGTGGCTCTGGGAAAGATTTACCGACCCTGGGATGAGGCCAGGGATACTGGGGCGCATAAGTCCGAC gTCAGTGAGATTAAGATTCCAGTTCGCTATCTGGGTGAAGCAGGGCACTACCAGGCGGACATCGCGCTGGTCTTCATGTCGACTCCTGTAGTCTACCGCACGTACATCCGGCCTATTTGCATGGACTTTAACGAGGAGTTTGACAGGAATCAACTTCAAAACACGAATTCGGGGAAG GTGTCAGGCTGGGGACTGACGGCGGCAGACGGCCCTGCCTCCTCGCTGCTGCTGACCACTGACCTGCCTTACGTAGATGCGACCAAGTGCATGGACGAGTTACCCTCTGAATTCAAGCCGCATCTTACCAGCGACAAGTTCTGTGCGGGAAACAAGAACGGCAAGTACCCGCCTTATATTTTTATAGCTATTATAATGTGCTAA